One genomic segment of Drosophila melanogaster chromosome 3R includes these proteins:
- the CG13972 gene encoding uncharacterized protein, which produces MSQGHTAEQLLELRRILLLTVYRNTLNQLVLQQRSQRLNARKPLSLPASLRRRRSSSMGEQERPERVLITGKVLPRLESLLGEQENDADLLDEDVLDALKFERDMDALRAIFEVAMNDPDLAEKNYTQDQDVETKREKEKDLEGEDPQDSADMKIMCLKINENLRLLEDEQFEDKKDAFKLETIESFDDKEMANLEVKVAESPCLEDKGLENIRQAIAALCGNKSEESQAAQQLQESKDELKKLKEDLELEKRVTKEKLQDLEERIADTKYKLRCVSRVNDLEYSLVQRWEEGRLAQGTIWGENAERAYLRDILDIKQKLAREERVSAELRSFRQREILELQARIKEWQERYVSEMRRVDREAEAWELRILEQKKLLQKHKEIYEERMTYVQEYRAQKEEEQRLLDLQMHRIQCAVRLQAWWRGTMVRRGLGPFKKKPKRGKRGKPKK; this is translated from the coding sequence ATGTCGCAAGGACACACGGCGGAGCAATTGCTGGAGCTGCGACGCATCCTCCTGCTGACCGTCTATAGGAACACATTGAATCAGCTTGTACTGCAGCAGCGTTCCCAGCGCTTAAATGCCAGGAAACCGCTTTCACTGCCGGCTTCTCTTCGCAGGCGACGCAGTTCGTCGATGGGGGAGCAGGAGAGGCCGGAACGTGTCCTCATTACGGGCAAGGTGCTGCCTAGACTGGAATCCCTGCTCGGTGAGCAGGAGAACGATGCCGATCTGCTTGATGAAGATGTCCTAGATGCACTGAAATTCGAAAGGGATATGGATGCCCTGCGAGCGATTTTCGAGGTAGCCATGAATGATCCGGATTTGGCAGAGAAAAATTATACGCAGGATCAGGATGTAGAAACTAAAAGGGAGAAAGAAAAGGATCTAGAAGGTGAAGATCCGCAGGATTCTGCCGATATGAAAATTATGTGTctgaaaattaatgaaaatctTAGACTCCTTGAGGATGAACAGTTCGAAGATAAGAAGGATGCATTTAAACTAGAGACAATTGAGTCCTTCGATGACAAGGAGATGGCAAACCTTGAGGTGAAAGTGGCGGAAAGTCCTTGTCTCGAGGATAAGGGTCTGGAAAACATTAGGCAAGCGATAGCCGCGTTGTGTGGCAACAAGAGTGAGGAGTCTCAGGCTGCCCAGCAGCTACAGGAGTCCAAGGATGAACTTAAAAAACTCAAGGAGGACCTCGAACTCGAAAAGCGTGTCACCAAGGAAAAGCTACAGGACCTGGAGGAACGCATTGCCGACACCAAGTACAAGTTGCGCTGTGTCTCCCGTGTCAATGACCTCGAGTACAGCTTGGTGCAGCGCTGGGAGGAGGGTCGTCTGGCCCAAGGAACCATTTGGGGTGAGAATGCTGAGCGTGCCTACCTACGCGACATTTTGGACATCAAGCAGAAGCTGGCACGTGAGGAGCGCGTAAGCGCTGAGCTTCGCTCCTTCCGCCAGCGGGAAATACTGGAGCTGCAGGCCAGGATTAAGGAGTGGCAGGAGCGGTATGTCAGCGAGATGCGACGGGTGGATCGCGAAGCTGAAGCCTGGGAGCTACGCATCCTCGAGCAGAAGAAGCTGCTGCAGAAGCACAAGGAGATCTACGAGGAGCGGATGACCTATGTGCAGGAATACCGCGCCcaaaaggaggaggagcagcgacTCCTCGACCTGCAGATGCACCGCATCCAGTGCGCCGTCAGATTGCAGGCCTGGTGGCGTGGAACCATGGTGCGACGCGGTCTGGGACCATTCAAGAAGAAACCGAAACGCGGCAAGCGGGGCAAGCCCAAGAAATAA
- the CG5402 gene encoding uncharacterized protein: MKLLIWLCLLGFLASAYGIFLDKITGRGDSSGNGLLDDIFGLEDSDNSSHNKTSQHALPASGIFTPVKVAVDVIQNIWDEFSKGVLGLMGSFGTGDDGGESPPSGNTAPVTTESSLPSQETTTTRTTPFTTTESRTESVLETTTTDSSTSTLPP; the protein is encoded by the exons ATGAAACTGTTAATATGGTTGTGCCTCCTCGGCTTCCTGGCCAGTGCCTATGGCATTTTCCTGGACAAGATTACCGGTCGAGGGGATTCATCTGGAAACGGCCTACTAGACGATATCTTTGGACTCGAAGACTCGGATaacagcagccacaacaaaaCCTCCCAACATGCATTGCCAGCGTCGGGAATTTTTACTCCGGTTAAAGTAGCTGTTGACgttattcaaaatatatggGATGAATTTTCTAAG GGAGTTTTAGGCCTTATGGGCAGTTTTGGTACCGGTGATGATGGAGGCGAATCACCGCCGTCTGGGAATACAGCGCCTGTCACAACAGAGTCTAGTTTGCCATCGCAAGAAACCACAACGACTAGAACAACGCCGTTTACAACAACGGAATCCAGAACGGAATCGGTCTTGGAAACAACCACAACAGATTCATCCACGAGTACTTTGCCGCCATAA
- the CG43139 gene encoding uncharacterized protein, isoform A, translated as MSRHSNWFCILFLAIQYPDFVLPAPAGNVPLDASDGLVTFRMTIDREFDQLQPELQLRWLQAQRQEDDFEVMRMQLLQMNLLKLLVALDCFILLCIWYYAREEKYYPVQNV; from the exons ATGTCTCGACATAGCAACTGGTTTTGCATCCTGTTTTTAGCTATCCAATATCCGGATTTCGTCCTGCCAGCTCCTGCTGGAAATGTTCCTCTTGATGCATCCGATGGTCTTGTGACGTTCAGGATGACTATTGACAGAGAATTCGATCAATTGCAGCCCGAACTTCAACTTAGATGGTTGCAAGCACAACGGCAGGAAGATG ATTTTGAAGTGATGCGCATGCAATTGCTGCAAATGAACTTACTGAAGTTGTTAGTCGCCTTGGATTGCTTTATCTTGTTGTGCATTTGGTACTACGCCAGAGAAGAAAAATATTACCCGGTGCAAAACGTTTGA